In Microbacterium laevaniformans, a single window of DNA contains:
- a CDS encoding choice-of-anchor L domain-containing protein, which translates to MYPSHPSRPRRALLAGIALGALAVPLVAASASAASDVRTLETTTLDTAAAALMGDNVRLVSAQLVHGREVQVGAFSGLDLSPAIGSGLALSTGSLRAADPAAAADVDFTASSLTGTNTKATTTGDLGGVGSAELTALTGSTTYDAAQVALTVVPAGDTLSIVYQFGSEEYPTWAQRDYTDALGIFVNGTLCSVVGGEPAGIRTINETSHADSFVSNLDGSHATEMNAYTTALTCTVAVQPGVETTIVAAVGDTVDGQLDTTLLLAASGIASTPAVVQPTASPTGSDPAAGGGTTGAPAGAAGTGTQPQASGALARTGGDSGLLIGAITGGALLAAAGAGLVLRSSRRSATEADGS; encoded by the coding sequence ATGTACCCCTCCCACCCGTCGCGGCCACGCCGCGCCCTCCTGGCCGGCATCGCGCTCGGCGCACTGGCCGTCCCGCTGGTCGCCGCCTCGGCGTCGGCCGCCTCCGACGTCCGGACCCTCGAGACCACGACCCTCGACACGGCCGCCGCAGCTCTCATGGGCGACAACGTGCGCCTGGTGTCGGCCCAGCTCGTCCACGGGCGCGAGGTGCAGGTCGGCGCGTTCTCCGGCCTCGATCTGAGCCCCGCGATCGGCTCCGGCCTCGCCCTCAGCACCGGCTCGTTGCGCGCGGCCGACCCCGCCGCGGCGGCGGACGTCGACTTCACCGCGTCGTCGCTCACCGGCACGAACACGAAGGCGACCACGACCGGCGACCTCGGCGGCGTCGGCTCCGCCGAGCTCACCGCCCTCACCGGATCGACCACGTACGACGCCGCGCAGGTCGCCCTCACGGTCGTCCCGGCGGGCGACACTCTGTCAATCGTTTACCAGTTCGGCAGCGAGGAGTACCCGACCTGGGCGCAGCGGGACTACACGGACGCTCTCGGCATCTTCGTGAACGGAACGCTCTGCTCCGTCGTGGGCGGCGAGCCCGCCGGCATCCGCACGATCAACGAGACCTCGCACGCGGATTCGTTCGTCAGCAACCTCGACGGCTCCCACGCCACCGAGATGAACGCCTACACGACGGCGCTCACCTGCACCGTCGCGGTGCAGCCGGGCGTCGAGACGACGATCGTGGCCGCCGTCGGCGACACGGTCGACGGCCAGCTCGACACGACGCTCCTGCTCGCCGCGAGCGGGATCGCCTCGACCCCGGCGGTCGTCCAGCCGACGGCGTCGCCGACCGGCTCCGACCCGGCCGCGGGCGGCGGCACGACCGGCGCCCCGGCCGGCGCCGCGGGCACCGGCACGCAGCCGCAGGCATCCGGCGCGCTCGCGCGGACGGGCGGCGACAGCGGCCTGCTCATCGGTGCGATCACCGGTGGGGCGCTCCTCGCCGCCGCCGGTGCGGGACTCGTCCTCCGCAGCAGCCGCCGCTCCGCCACGGAGGCCGACGGATCGTGA
- a CDS encoding glycoside hydrolase family 32 protein, with product MTNPTDPTRPTRSPRRTILVLLLAGIATVVVGVLVLMLSLSHRSAPAPTASPSGSSPADVRVFDRPAGWDPFRPSYHVTPPAHWMNDPQRPIFVDGLWHLYYLYNADYPTGNGTEWYHATSDDLVHWKNEGVAIEKYRNGLGDILTGSAVVDAAGTAGFGPGAVIAVVTQQDDGVQRQSVFGSTDGGYTFQPAPSNPVMENPGVVDWRDPKIIRDEASGRWVMVLAEGRRLGFYTSPDLLSWTYVSDFSSETLGLLECPDLFEMVDPDTGRRTWVLAASADGSDGGRIEGRSTGLAYWTGTWDGTRFAADDADPQWLDDGADFYAAVTWDDPTRSETDRLTERHALGWINNWAYARDLPTRDWQGGALSVTRSITLTEVDGRLRLRSRPVDALRTLEGDAESASAHVIAPGAIAPLALQPSSPAYRMRVSFERPDTGELRLRLGDSGADAVTVGYDADRGAAFIVREDSVAARFPEVYRAPQTDPSPPAADASARSGGADAEIVTMDILVDASSVEVFLGDGSSLTSAMYPVGSPRVTTEATGAAVRITALALSPMALAITD from the coding sequence ATGACGAACCCGACCGACCCGACGCGTCCGACCCGCTCCCCGCGCAGGACGATCCTCGTCCTGCTGCTCGCCGGGATCGCGACCGTCGTGGTCGGCGTGCTCGTCCTGATGCTGTCGCTCTCGCACCGGTCCGCGCCCGCGCCGACGGCGAGCCCGAGCGGATCGTCGCCCGCCGACGTCCGCGTGTTCGACCGCCCCGCCGGGTGGGACCCATTCCGCCCCTCCTACCACGTGACACCGCCGGCGCACTGGATGAACGACCCGCAGCGCCCGATCTTCGTCGATGGGCTCTGGCACCTGTACTACCTCTACAACGCCGACTACCCGACCGGGAACGGCACCGAGTGGTACCACGCCACCTCCGACGACCTCGTGCACTGGAAGAACGAGGGCGTCGCGATCGAGAAGTACCGCAACGGGCTCGGCGACATCCTCACCGGCAGCGCCGTCGTCGACGCCGCGGGCACGGCCGGATTCGGTCCGGGCGCGGTCATCGCCGTCGTCACCCAGCAGGACGACGGCGTGCAGCGGCAGTCCGTCTTCGGTTCCACGGACGGGGGCTACACGTTCCAGCCTGCGCCGAGCAACCCCGTCATGGAGAACCCGGGCGTCGTCGACTGGCGCGACCCGAAGATCATCCGCGACGAGGCATCCGGGCGATGGGTGATGGTGCTCGCCGAGGGGCGACGACTCGGCTTCTACACCTCTCCCGATCTCCTGTCCTGGACCTACGTCTCCGACTTCTCCTCCGAGACCCTGGGGTTGCTCGAATGCCCCGACCTGTTCGAGATGGTCGACCCCGACACGGGACGGCGCACGTGGGTGCTCGCCGCGAGCGCCGACGGCAGCGACGGCGGACGGATCGAGGGACGCAGCACCGGTCTCGCCTACTGGACGGGCACGTGGGACGGCACCCGCTTCGCGGCCGACGACGCCGATCCGCAGTGGCTCGACGACGGTGCGGACTTCTATGCCGCCGTGACGTGGGACGACCCCACCCGTTCCGAGACCGACCGCCTCACGGAACGGCACGCCCTCGGATGGATCAACAACTGGGCCTACGCCCGCGATCTGCCGACCCGCGACTGGCAGGGAGGAGCGCTGTCGGTCACCCGCAGCATCACCCTGACCGAGGTCGACGGGCGGCTTCGACTGCGGTCGCGCCCGGTCGATGCCCTGCGCACGCTGGAGGGGGATGCCGAGTCGGCATCGGCGCATGTCATCGCACCGGGCGCGATCGCGCCTCTCGCGCTCCAGCCGTCTTCGCCCGCGTACCGGATGCGGGTGAGCTTCGAGCGCCCCGACACCGGTGAGCTGCGGCTGCGGCTCGGCGACAGCGGGGCGGACGCCGTGACGGTCGGCTACGACGCCGATCGCGGCGCGGCGTTCATCGTCCGCGAAGACAGCGTCGCCGCACGGTTCCCGGAGGTGTACCGCGCTCCGCAGACGGATCCGTCGCCGCCCGCTGCCGACGCGTCGGCGCGCTCCGGCGGCGCCGACGCGGAGATCGTCACGATGGACATCCTCGTCGACGCCTCGAGCGTCGAGGTCTTCCTCGGCGACGGCTCATCGCTGACGAGCGCGATGTACCCCGTGGGATCCCCCCGCGTCACCACGGAGGCGACGGGCGCCGCCGTGCGGATCACCGCGCTCGCGCTGTCGCCGATGGCCCTCGCCATCACCGACTGA
- a CDS encoding LacI family DNA-binding transcriptional regulator has translation MARPKLQDVAARAGVSVTTVSRVLNNRGYLSDDLRRRVNAAIDELGYRPDAIARSLIGQKSGLVGIVVPTVADPFFGELVSAIERSLAGHGYKALLCDCQENAAREAEYLDLLQANRVDGIITSTHNREVAGYDRAELPIVAVDRRLGAHIPVVRGDNRAGGRLATEHLIARGARAPILLTATDHPGNDRATSYREVMTAHGLEPRVRAYGYATPVEDRRALVETWLAETGADGVFATDDLTAMMALEWAHKTGRRVPEDVRVVGYDGSAAVRQGVPGLTTIGQPIERLGARAAQLLVDRIAAPDAETAPEPPLPVALRVGWTS, from the coding sequence GTGGCCAGGCCCAAGCTGCAGGACGTCGCCGCCCGGGCGGGCGTCTCGGTGACGACCGTCTCGCGCGTGCTCAACAACCGCGGCTACCTCAGCGACGACCTGCGCCGTCGTGTCAACGCCGCGATCGACGAGCTCGGCTATCGCCCCGACGCGATCGCGCGGTCGCTCATCGGACAGAAGTCGGGTCTCGTCGGCATCGTCGTGCCCACCGTCGCCGACCCGTTCTTCGGCGAGCTCGTCTCGGCGATCGAGCGCTCGCTCGCGGGGCACGGATACAAAGCGCTCCTGTGCGACTGTCAGGAAAATGCCGCCCGGGAGGCGGAGTACCTCGATCTCCTGCAGGCCAACCGCGTCGACGGCATCATCACCTCGACCCACAACCGCGAGGTGGCCGGCTACGACCGGGCCGAGCTGCCCATCGTCGCGGTGGACCGGCGGCTCGGTGCGCACATCCCCGTCGTCCGCGGCGACAACCGGGCCGGCGGCCGCCTCGCGACCGAGCACCTGATCGCCCGCGGGGCGCGCGCACCGATCCTCCTCACCGCCACCGACCACCCCGGCAACGACCGGGCGACGTCGTATCGCGAGGTCATGACCGCGCACGGGCTCGAGCCGCGCGTGCGCGCCTACGGGTACGCGACGCCGGTCGAGGATCGCCGAGCGCTCGTGGAGACCTGGCTCGCCGAGACGGGGGCCGACGGCGTCTTCGCGACCGACGACCTCACCGCCATGATGGCGCTGGAGTGGGCGCACAAGACGGGCCGCCGCGTGCCGGAGGACGTCCGCGTCGTCGGTTACGACGGCTCGGCGGCCGTCCGACAGGGCGTTCCGGGTCTCACGACCATCGGGCAGCCGATCGAACGGCTCGGTGCGCGGGCGGCGCAGCTCCTCGTCGACCGGATCGCGGCGCCGGATGCCGAGACGGCACCCGAGCCGCCGCTTCCGGTGGCCCTGCGGGTGGGCTGGACGAGCTGA
- a CDS encoding glycoside hydrolase family 32 protein, whose amino-acid sequence MTHPALPARRRALAAGLALALAGSAALVAGPAAAEDDAPSLRARYHFTVPDHWMNDPQRPVVIDGVLHYYYLYNADYDANPRANFGTEWRLATSADGVAFADQGVAAPKGTNANYDLWSGSAVVDHAGTAGFGPGAVVMLVTQMDHPTAAQKLDASGQQAQFLWYSVDGGRTFRPDGDEPVIPGDGRRDFRDPKVVWDDERQRWVALIAERDRVSFYTSPDLHRWTRTGEYVNAGIGTIECPDLFRLRADDGTTHWVMGVSANGYATNEPATYAYWTGSFDGSTFVPDVAAPQWLDHGFDWYGAVTWEDPAAPLERRLAIAWMNNWDYAHGAPTWPRDGFTGTDSITREIRLARAGAGYSLLSAPVDALQDHATHTTALGDVRVDGFTELAYRGDAYEITTRISRQDADNVGFQLRRSADGSRHADAGLTRDYAYLNRAQTGRPDSWKVESRTPLDDADTVELRILVDRTTIEVFVGDGRYTHSSQVFAPSGDQGLALYTSGGPAVFRDLRITEFADLAQRPARLLADFEGDTWGAGWTATGSLAGIGPTASDLRGQAGARVADTFAGSDAATGVLTSPPFTIDRNALHFLIGGGWHPLGVEPATSVQLLVDGVPVRTATGDDSADLRPVTWDLRDLAGKTAQFQILDDATEAWGHLMVDHVVLSD is encoded by the coding sequence ATGACGCATCCCGCCCTGCCCGCTCGCCGCCGCGCGCTCGCGGCCGGTCTCGCCCTCGCCCTCGCCGGCTCCGCGGCCCTCGTCGCGGGGCCGGCGGCGGCCGAGGACGACGCGCCGAGCCTGCGCGCCCGCTATCACTTCACGGTGCCGGACCACTGGATGAACGACCCCCAGCGGCCCGTCGTGATCGATGGCGTGCTGCACTACTACTACCTCTACAACGCCGACTACGACGCGAATCCGCGTGCCAACTTCGGCACCGAGTGGCGTCTCGCGACGAGCGCCGACGGCGTCGCGTTCGCCGATCAGGGGGTCGCCGCACCCAAGGGCACGAACGCCAACTACGACCTCTGGTCGGGGTCGGCGGTCGTCGACCATGCCGGGACCGCCGGGTTCGGCCCCGGAGCCGTCGTGATGCTCGTCACCCAGATGGACCACCCCACCGCCGCGCAGAAGCTCGACGCGTCGGGCCAGCAGGCCCAGTTCCTCTGGTACTCCGTCGACGGAGGCCGCACCTTCCGCCCCGACGGCGACGAGCCCGTCATCCCCGGGGACGGGCGACGGGACTTCCGCGATCCGAAGGTCGTGTGGGACGACGAGCGCCAGCGCTGGGTCGCCCTCATCGCCGAGCGCGACCGGGTTTCGTTCTACACCTCGCCCGACCTGCACCGCTGGACGCGCACGGGCGAGTACGTCAACGCCGGCATCGGCACGATCGAGTGCCCGGACCTCTTCCGCCTTCGGGCCGACGACGGCACGACCCACTGGGTCATGGGCGTCAGCGCGAACGGGTACGCGACGAACGAACCCGCGACCTACGCGTACTGGACGGGCTCGTTCGACGGGTCGACCTTCGTGCCCGACGTCGCTGCGCCGCAGTGGCTCGACCACGGGTTCGACTGGTACGGCGCGGTGACCTGGGAGGACCCCGCCGCACCGCTCGAGCGCCGCCTCGCGATCGCCTGGATGAACAACTGGGACTACGCGCACGGCGCCCCGACCTGGCCGCGGGACGGATTCACCGGCACCGACTCGATCACGCGCGAGATCCGCCTCGCCCGTGCCGGTGCCGGCTACAGCCTCCTCTCCGCTCCCGTCGACGCCCTCCAGGACCACGCGACGCACACGACGGCGCTCGGCGACGTCCGCGTCGACGGGTTCACCGAGCTCGCCTACCGCGGCGACGCGTACGAGATCACGACGCGCATCTCGCGGCAGGACGCGGACAACGTCGGGTTCCAGCTGCGGCGCTCCGCGGACGGCAGCCGGCACGCCGACGCCGGCCTCACCCGCGACTACGCCTACCTCAACCGGGCGCAGACCGGGCGGCCCGACTCGTGGAAGGTCGAGAGCCGCACGCCCCTGGACGACGCCGACACCGTGGAGCTCCGCATCCTCGTCGACCGCACGACGATCGAGGTCTTCGTCGGCGACGGGCGCTACACGCACTCGAGCCAGGTGTTCGCGCCGTCGGGGGACCAAGGCCTCGCCCTCTACACCTCGGGCGGCCCTGCGGTGTTCCGCGATCTGCGGATCACCGAGTTCGCAGACCTCGCGCAGCGTCCCGCGCGCCTCCTCGCGGACTTCGAGGGCGACACGTGGGGCGCGGGGTGGACGGCCACCGGCTCCCTCGCCGGGATCGGTCCGACGGCGAGCGATCTGCGCGGGCAGGCGGGCGCGCGCGTGGCCGACACGTTCGCCGGGTCGGACGCCGCGACCGGCGTCCTCACGTCGCCGCCCTTCACGATCGACCGGAACGCGCTGCACTTCCTGATCGGGGGAGGGTGGCATCCGCTCGGCGTCGAGCCGGCGACATCGGTGCAGCTCCTCGTCGACGGCGTGCCCGTGCGCACCGCGACCGGCGACGACTCCGCCGATCTCCGCCCCGTGACGTGGGACCTGCGCGACCTCGCCGGGAAGACCGCGCAGTTCCAGATCCTCGACGACGCGACGGAGGCCTGGGGGCACCTCATGGTCGACCACGTCGTGCTCAGCGACTGA
- a CDS encoding glycoside hydrolase family protein yields the protein MFDLSSSWVWDYWFADDGERYHLFFLYASRALHDPEARHYRASVGHAVSDDLVTWTPVADALVRGEAGSFDDLATWTGSTVRGDDGLWYLFYTGSTRADGDKNVQTVGYATSTDLLTWTKAPGPVLRAAGPWYETIDSGAWHDEAFRDPWVFADPRGDGWHMLVTARAPEGPVRGRGVVGHAWSADLRTWELRPPLTAPSERGFGQLEVTQVEVVDGRPVLLFSCLAEHGMPAREAERGGTWAVPAESLLGPFDIDAAYPITDESLYVGRLLRRRDDGQWLLFAFRHLDEDGAFVGGVTDPMPVAWVDGRLTVTDDARREGAPAPA from the coding sequence ATGTTCGATCTCTCCTCCTCCTGGGTCTGGGACTACTGGTTCGCCGACGACGGCGAGCGGTACCACCTGTTCTTCCTTTACGCCTCGCGCGCCCTCCACGATCCGGAGGCGCGGCACTACCGGGCATCCGTCGGGCACGCCGTCTCCGACGACCTCGTCACGTGGACGCCCGTCGCGGATGCGCTCGTGCGGGGCGAGGCCGGGTCGTTCGACGACCTCGCCACCTGGACCGGCTCGACCGTCCGCGGCGACGACGGGCTCTGGTACCTCTTCTACACGGGCTCGACCCGCGCCGACGGCGACAAGAACGTCCAGACGGTCGGCTACGCGACCTCGACCGACCTGCTCACGTGGACGAAGGCCCCCGGTCCGGTGCTGCGCGCCGCGGGCCCCTGGTACGAGACCATCGACAGCGGCGCCTGGCACGACGAGGCGTTCCGGGACCCGTGGGTGTTCGCCGACCCGCGCGGCGACGGCTGGCACATGCTCGTCACGGCCCGTGCACCCGAAGGCCCGGTCCGAGGCCGCGGCGTCGTCGGGCACGCCTGGTCGGCCGACCTGCGCACCTGGGAGCTGCGTCCACCGCTCACCGCGCCGAGCGAACGCGGCTTCGGTCAGCTCGAGGTGACCCAGGTCGAGGTCGTCGACGGGCGCCCGGTGCTGCTGTTCTCGTGCCTCGCCGAGCACGGGATGCCCGCGCGGGAGGCGGAGCGCGGGGGCACGTGGGCCGTGCCGGCCGAGAGCCTGCTCGGTCCGTTCGACATCGACGCGGCCTACCCGATCACCGACGAGAGCCTGTACGTCGGCCGGCTGCTCCGCCGCCGCGACGACGGACAGTGGCTGCTGTTCGCCTTCCGCCACCTCGACGAGGACGGCGCATTCGTCGGCGGGGTGACCGACCCGATGCCCGTCGCATGGGTCGACGGCCGGCTGACGGTGACCGACGACGCCCGCCGGGAGGGTGCGCCCGCACCCGCCTGA
- a CDS encoding carbohydrate ABC transporter permease has product MTATQTVAAPPSGPLPGGTSRRGRTPASASRNRRIGTIFYYVALSVFGIAFLFPLVFMFVSSLKPDSQILQDVNSPAAFLPTGDISLDNYFGVFQRVPVAQFMFNSALVTVLTVGLGLIVNSMAGFALSRLRWKGRVVVMALIIATLIVPFETIAVPMVYWVSQLPTLVMEGGVLKYDFGWLNTYQVQIVPFIANAFSIFLFAQYFSTIPASLDEAARIDGASWFTIYRRIIVPLSGPAFATVAILTFLPAWNQYLWPLMVVQKEGLRPVMVGMQYFFQLNTAWGEVMAYTSLITLPVLLVFLVFQRAFVSSIAASGVKG; this is encoded by the coding sequence ATGACCGCCACACAGACCGTCGCGGCCCCGCCGTCCGGGCCGCTCCCGGGCGGGACGTCCCGCCGCGGACGCACCCCCGCGAGCGCCAGCCGCAACCGCCGCATCGGCACGATCTTCTACTACGTCGCGCTGAGCGTCTTCGGGATCGCGTTCCTCTTCCCGCTCGTGTTCATGTTCGTCTCGAGCCTGAAGCCCGACAGCCAGATCCTGCAGGACGTCAACTCGCCCGCCGCGTTCCTGCCGACCGGCGACATCAGCCTCGACAACTACTTCGGCGTCTTCCAGCGCGTGCCGGTGGCGCAGTTCATGTTCAACTCCGCCCTCGTGACGGTGCTGACCGTCGGGCTCGGACTTATCGTCAACTCGATGGCGGGCTTCGCGCTCTCCCGGCTGCGCTGGAAGGGCCGCGTCGTCGTCATGGCGCTCATCATCGCGACCCTCATCGTGCCGTTCGAGACGATCGCGGTGCCGATGGTCTACTGGGTCTCGCAGCTGCCGACCCTCGTCATGGAGGGCGGTGTGCTGAAGTACGACTTCGGCTGGCTGAACACCTATCAGGTGCAGATCGTGCCGTTCATCGCGAACGCGTTCTCGATCTTCCTGTTCGCGCAGTACTTCTCGACGATCCCCGCGTCCCTCGACGAGGCGGCGCGCATCGATGGGGCGAGCTGGTTCACGATCTACCGCCGGATCATCGTGCCGCTGTCGGGCCCGGCGTTCGCGACGGTCGCGATCCTGACCTTCCTGCCGGCGTGGAACCAGTATCTGTGGCCTCTGATGGTCGTGCAGAAGGAGGGCCTGCGGCCCGTGATGGTGGGCATGCAGTACTTCTTCCAGCTGAACACCGCCTGGGGCGAGGTGATGGCGTACACGTCGCTCATCACGCTCCCGGTGCTCCTCGTCTTCCTGGTGTTCCAGCGGGCGTTCGTGAGCAGCATCGCCGCCAGCGGAGTGAAGGGCTGA
- a CDS encoding carbohydrate ABC transporter permease yields the protein MTVTPATVAAEKPRRTLGRFRSIRGRETWAGLAMIAPAAILLVLFLVIPVLLAFGLSFTNARLISPNPPRFVGFDNFARAFGADPMFLQSAWNTFLFALVVVPVQAGLGLLLAVLVNRRMRGVTAFRVIFFIPVVTSIVVVSILWKFMYQKDGLINSFIDTLTFGAWQSVDWLNNPSTALPAIIVLSIWQAVGFHMIIWLSGLQTIPEELYEAAKMDGASPWRQFTSVTWPGLRPTMIFVLITITIAALGLFVQVDVMTQGGPTGSTSTIVYHAVRKGYQQQEIGYAAAISLIFFVAVLVIALIQRRLTRDKD from the coding sequence ATGACTGTCACCCCTGCCACGGTCGCGGCCGAGAAGCCGCGACGCACCCTCGGCCGGTTCCGTTCGATCCGCGGTCGCGAGACCTGGGCCGGCCTCGCGATGATCGCGCCCGCGGCCATCCTCCTCGTCCTGTTCCTCGTGATCCCCGTGCTCCTGGCGTTCGGGCTCTCGTTCACCAACGCGCGCCTCATCTCGCCGAACCCGCCGCGCTTCGTCGGCTTCGACAACTTCGCCCGGGCCTTCGGGGCCGACCCGATGTTCCTGCAGTCCGCCTGGAACACCTTCCTCTTCGCGCTCGTCGTCGTCCCGGTCCAAGCCGGCCTCGGCCTGCTCCTCGCCGTCCTCGTGAACCGGCGGATGCGGGGCGTCACGGCCTTCCGCGTGATCTTCTTCATCCCCGTCGTCACCTCGATCGTCGTGGTGTCGATCCTGTGGAAGTTCATGTACCAGAAGGACGGGCTCATCAACTCGTTCATCGACACGCTGACCTTCGGCGCGTGGCAGAGCGTGGACTGGCTCAACAATCCCTCCACCGCGCTGCCGGCGATCATCGTCCTGTCGATCTGGCAGGCCGTCGGGTTCCACATGATCATCTGGCTCTCCGGGCTGCAGACGATCCCGGAGGAGCTGTACGAGGCGGCCAAGATGGACGGCGCCAGCCCGTGGCGCCAGTTCACGAGCGTCACGTGGCCGGGACTGCGTCCGACGATGATCTTCGTGCTCATCACGATCACGATCGCCGCGCTCGGCCTCTTCGTCCAGGTCGACGTGATGACCCAGGGCGGTCCCACCGGATCGACCTCCACGATCGTCTACCACGCCGTCCGCAAGGGCTATCAGCAGCAGGAGATCGGATACGCCGCGGCGATCTCGCTGATCTTCTTCGTCGCGGTGCTCGTCATCGCGCTGATCCAGCGCCGGCTCACCCGAGACAAGGACTGA
- a CDS encoding sugar ABC transporter substrate-binding protein, producing MKRTSVSFLAAAGLVGVLALTGCGQAGTGDSTTADGRTKLTMWTHSAGNPAELAVYQQIISDFNASQDKYEVVEESFPQGAYNDAVVAAAASGDLPCLLDLDGPIMPNWAWAGYLQPLGIDTKITDALLPTAVGKWDGQIYSAGYWDAALSIFARKSVLEKNGIRIPTVDKPWTKDEFGAVLATLKAAGYETPIDIGAEDKGEWWPYAYSPFLQSFGGDLIDRDTMLSADGALNGADAVAWGTWFQKLFTDGYANANGTVGNQEFVDNKVALSYTGVWNALASVDAVGDDLVILPPPDLGHGPKIGGGSWQWAISKSCNDAEGARKYLEFSFQDKYITRFADEQIVIPATESAAQASKYFGDQGVLRPFVELSQKFAVLRPETPAYAVISTTFETAAKDIMNGADVQTALDQAVSEIDANISSNDGYGFKK from the coding sequence ATGAAGCGCACATCCGTGTCGTTCCTCGCTGCGGCGGGGCTCGTCGGTGTGTTGGCGCTGACCGGCTGTGGACAAGCCGGCACGGGCGACAGCACGACCGCGGACGGTCGTACCAAGCTGACGATGTGGACCCATTCGGCCGGAAACCCCGCCGAATTGGCGGTCTATCAGCAGATCATCTCGGACTTCAACGCGTCGCAGGATAAGTACGAAGTGGTCGAGGAATCCTTCCCCCAGGGCGCGTACAACGACGCCGTCGTCGCGGCCGCGGCATCCGGGGACCTTCCGTGCCTCCTCGACCTCGACGGGCCGATCATGCCCAACTGGGCGTGGGCCGGCTACCTGCAGCCGCTGGGCATCGACACGAAGATCACCGATGCGCTGCTGCCGACCGCCGTCGGAAAGTGGGACGGGCAGATCTACTCCGCCGGCTACTGGGATGCCGCGCTGTCGATCTTCGCCCGGAAGTCGGTGCTGGAGAAGAACGGCATCCGCATCCCGACCGTCGACAAGCCGTGGACGAAGGACGAGTTCGGCGCGGTCCTGGCGACGTTGAAGGCCGCCGGCTACGAGACGCCGATCGACATCGGCGCCGAGGACAAGGGCGAGTGGTGGCCCTACGCCTACTCCCCGTTCCTGCAGAGCTTCGGCGGCGACCTGATCGACCGCGACACGATGCTCTCGGCCGACGGCGCGCTCAACGGCGCGGACGCCGTCGCGTGGGGCACCTGGTTCCAGAAGCTCTTCACCGACGGCTACGCCAACGCGAACGGCACGGTGGGCAACCAGGAGTTCGTCGACAACAAGGTCGCCCTCAGCTACACCGGCGTCTGGAACGCCCTGGCCTCGGTCGACGCGGTCGGTGACGACCTCGTCATCCTGCCTCCGCCGGACCTCGGGCACGGCCCCAAGATCGGCGGCGGCTCGTGGCAGTGGGCCATCTCGAAGTCGTGCAACGACGCCGAGGGCGCCCGCAAGTACCTCGAGTTCAGCTTCCAGGACAAGTACATCACCCGGTTCGCGGACGAGCAGATCGTGATCCCGGCCACCGAGTCCGCCGCGCAGGCGTCGAAGTACTTCGGCGACCAGGGCGTCCTGCGTCCCTTCGTGGAGCTCTCGCAGAAGTTCGCGGTGCTGCGCCCCGAGACCCCGGCGTACGCCGTGATCTCGACGACGTTCGAGACCGCCGCGAAGGACATCATGAACGGCGCGGACGTCCAGACCGCACTCGACCAGGCCGTGAGCGAGATCGACGCGAACATCTCGTCCAACGACGGGTACGGCTTCAAGAAGTGA